One genomic segment of Micromonospora sp. WMMC415 includes these proteins:
- a CDS encoding right-handed parallel beta-helix repeat-containing protein: MSHQGLSTAVPKRLTPVAGAPLWCDARDHGLRGDGVTNDQPALAALVDRLGEGYAADGRARVIYCPPGIYAIRDAGTVWRSGVSLIGAGPAATRFLLSNEGNRSDPVPLAFWTTVQHGADRDRHIAECTFADFEIDGSGVAMTEYSYLAKGLGLQYVVRGVFRNLYIHHTGATGLGCDFLQDTLIDGVVVIGCGRLDNGLQMGGAGIGIGVGGWGEIERCTIANCTTLGNGTNGIFLELQKPDWTPPRGYRIVGCHSQANRFGISDWGADGLVVSACTLTGNLEAGFDVSANGTAGVAGRGGILTDCVIDRNVGDGISMGNTPGPYTIRGNRISGNGGYGFHEHDLGNGYRGPAVSVVVDGNDLADNGLDAVRVDRPMVDAFLVGNRIRDNGRRCAPATSGSGASVRYGRRTVTDVGATWPPDGHRGKVVHVGGRTAVVAGNSATELSLAEVRPDAASGWNEAVPEPGSRYELPAPPPVRAGITVNAPLDSATVRGNRVWDTGAGTQTYGLWITGRGSCVACRIEDNDLAGNADGALRLDTPPVGGRWTDNHTDVE, encoded by the coding sequence GTGTCCCACCAGGGTCTGTCCACCGCGGTGCCGAAGCGGCTCACGCCCGTGGCCGGGGCGCCCCTCTGGTGCGACGCCCGGGACCACGGGCTGCGCGGGGACGGGGTGACCAACGACCAGCCGGCCCTGGCGGCGCTGGTGGACCGGCTCGGCGAGGGGTACGCGGCCGACGGACGGGCCCGGGTGATCTACTGCCCGCCCGGGATCTACGCGATCCGGGACGCCGGCACGGTGTGGCGCAGCGGCGTGTCACTCATCGGGGCCGGCCCGGCGGCGACCCGCTTCCTGCTCAGCAACGAGGGCAACCGGTCCGACCCGGTGCCGCTCGCCTTCTGGACCACGGTGCAGCACGGCGCGGACCGGGACCGGCACATCGCCGAGTGCACGTTCGCCGACTTCGAGATCGACGGCTCGGGCGTGGCGATGACCGAGTACAGCTACCTCGCCAAGGGCCTGGGCCTGCAGTACGTCGTGCGGGGAGTGTTCCGCAACCTCTACATCCACCACACCGGCGCCACCGGCCTGGGCTGCGACTTCCTCCAGGACACGCTGATCGACGGGGTGGTCGTGATCGGCTGCGGCCGCCTGGACAACGGCCTCCAGATGGGTGGTGCGGGCATCGGCATCGGCGTCGGCGGGTGGGGCGAGATCGAGCGCTGCACCATCGCCAACTGCACCACGCTGGGCAACGGCACCAACGGGATCTTCCTGGAACTCCAGAAGCCGGACTGGACGCCGCCGCGCGGCTACCGCATCGTCGGCTGCCACAGCCAGGCCAACCGCTTCGGCATCTCCGACTGGGGCGCCGACGGTCTCGTCGTCTCCGCCTGCACGCTGACCGGCAACCTGGAGGCGGGCTTCGACGTCTCCGCCAACGGCACCGCCGGCGTCGCCGGCCGCGGCGGGATCCTCACCGACTGCGTCATCGACCGCAACGTCGGCGACGGCATCAGCATGGGAAACACGCCGGGCCCGTACACGATCCGGGGAAACCGGATCAGCGGCAACGGCGGGTACGGCTTCCACGAGCACGACCTGGGCAACGGCTACCGGGGTCCGGCCGTGTCCGTCGTGGTCGACGGCAACGACCTCGCCGACAACGGTCTCGACGCCGTCCGGGTCGACCGGCCGATGGTCGACGCCTTCCTGGTCGGCAACCGGATCCGCGACAACGGCCGCCGCTGCGCCCCCGCCACGAGCGGGTCGGGAGCCTCCGTGCGGTACGGGCGCAGGACGGTGACCGACGTCGGCGCTACCTGGCCACCGGACGGTCACCGGGGCAAGGTCGTCCACGTCGGCGGGCGGACGGCCGTGGTCGCCGGCAACAGCGCCACCGAGCTCAGCCTCGCCGAGGTACGGCCGGACGCCGCCAGCGGGTGGAACGAAGCGGTGCCGGAGCCCGGCAGCCGGTACGAGCTGCCCGCCCCGCCGCCGGTCCGCGCCGGGATCACCGTCAACGCCCCGCTCGATTCGGCGACCGTACGGGGCAACCGGGTGTGGGACACCGGCGCCGGAACCCAGACGTACGGCCTGTGGATCACCGGGCGGGGCAGCTGCGTGGCCTGCCGGATCGAGGACAACGACCTCGCCGGCAACGCCGACGGCGCGCTGCGCCTGGACACCCCACCGGTGGGCGGCCGGTGGACCGACAACCACACCGACGTGGAGTGA
- a CDS encoding ATP-binding protein: MSVPLEWAFRRDFRAGSTRIVLAGGCPPDAEPLLAAVLRDGDVDAPLDLVIDLRDLPAVAVASAGTVIVPWAAARAGGPVLTVEPPTHAAGLLPAGPGRDPKGAPGRRRAHLNLPAHPDSPAAARRLVADRCRAWGRPGMMERAVIVTSELVSNAVEHAGTELDVTLVEQAGAVRVSVRDRAADRPDPAANGNLLAERGRGIPIVAALASDWGFVTVGDGKTTWAVVGGDLPADG, encoded by the coding sequence ATGAGCGTGCCACTCGAGTGGGCCTTCCGACGCGACTTCCGCGCCGGCTCCACCCGGATCGTGCTCGCCGGTGGCTGCCCGCCCGACGCGGAACCGCTGCTGGCCGCCGTCCTGCGGGACGGCGACGTCGACGCCCCGCTGGACCTCGTCATCGACCTGCGGGACCTTCCCGCCGTCGCGGTCGCGTCAGCCGGCACGGTGATCGTCCCCTGGGCGGCCGCCCGCGCCGGCGGGCCGGTCCTGACCGTCGAGCCGCCGACGCACGCCGCCGGCCTGCTGCCGGCCGGCCCCGGTCGGGATCCGAAAGGGGCACCTGGCCGCCGCCGGGCCCACCTGAACCTGCCCGCGCACCCGGATTCCCCCGCCGCCGCGCGCCGGCTCGTCGCCGACCGCTGTCGGGCGTGGGGTCGCCCGGGGATGATGGAGCGCGCCGTCATTGTCACGTCCGAGCTCGTCAGCAACGCCGTGGAACACGCCGGCACCGAGCTCGACGTCACGCTGGTGGAGCAGGCAGGGGCGGTGCGGGTGAGTGTGCGGGACCGCGCCGCCGACCGCCCGGACCCGGCCGCAAACGGGAACCTGCTCGCCGAGCGGGGCCGTGGCATCCCCATCGTCGCGGCCCTCGCCTCCGACTGGGGCTTCGTGACCGTCGGCGACGGCAAGACGACCTGGGCCGTCGTCGGGGGCGACCTTCCGGCCGACGGGTGA
- a CDS encoding MFS transporter: MSAAAPAVTSPHHRPADRPAARDGIAAFVLAATAFALVTGETLPVGLLGQIAADLPAAPSVVGLSVALYAAVAAATAVPLTRLLARWDRRRVLVACAATFALGHLVTALAPTVAVLMAGRCVSAAAHGVYFAVAMPVATRLAAPHRQGRAGSRVAVGGASALVVGTPLVTLVGQAWGWRAAAATVVVASLALAGVLARTLPALPGDRGPGTDGRLAVTLRTAGLPTVLAVTLLAVAGHFAFFTYLAPYADRELGVRDAGLSLVLLCYGIASVAGSAAGGRLADAGPVASVRVAAAAFTVVPAALWLSSRAGATVPGAALLVLSGASFSLLAVLTALAVLRRVDGGRAETASALHSILFQVGILAGSALGSLCARFGAVDVIPLVTAGTGLVVLAVASLAGSAFRARAA; the protein is encoded by the coding sequence ATGAGCGCAGCCGCCCCCGCGGTCACCTCCCCGCACCACCGGCCGGCCGACCGGCCCGCCGCACGGGACGGGATCGCGGCGTTCGTCCTCGCGGCGACCGCCTTCGCCCTCGTCACCGGTGAGACGCTGCCGGTGGGACTGCTCGGGCAGATCGCCGCGGACCTGCCCGCCGCGCCGAGCGTGGTCGGTCTCTCGGTGGCTCTCTACGCCGCCGTCGCGGCGGCCACCGCCGTACCGCTGACCCGGCTGCTCGCCCGCTGGGACCGGCGCCGGGTCCTGGTCGCCTGCGCCGCCACCTTCGCGCTCGGGCACCTCGTCACCGCGCTGGCGCCGACCGTCGCCGTCCTGATGGCCGGGCGGTGCGTGTCGGCGGCCGCGCACGGCGTCTACTTCGCGGTCGCGATGCCGGTGGCGACCCGCCTCGCCGCCCCGCACCGCCAGGGCCGCGCGGGCAGCCGGGTCGCGGTCGGCGGGGCCAGCGCCCTGGTGGTCGGGACCCCCCTGGTCACCCTCGTCGGCCAGGCGTGGGGATGGCGCGCCGCCGCGGCGACCGTCGTCGTCGCCTCGCTCGCCCTCGCCGGGGTCCTCGCCCGGACGCTGCCGGCGCTGCCCGGCGACCGGGGCCCGGGCACCGACGGCCGGCTGGCCGTCACGCTGCGCACGGCCGGGCTGCCAACCGTCCTGGCCGTCACCCTGCTCGCCGTCGCCGGGCACTTCGCGTTCTTCACCTACCTGGCGCCGTACGCCGACCGCGAACTCGGCGTCCGGGACGCCGGCCTCTCGCTCGTCCTGCTCTGCTACGGGATCGCGTCGGTGGCCGGCAGCGCGGCCGGGGGCCGGCTCGCCGACGCCGGGCCGGTCGCCAGCGTACGGGTGGCCGCGGCGGCGTTCACCGTGGTGCCGGCGGCGCTGTGGCTGAGCAGCCGGGCGGGCGCCACGGTGCCGGGCGCGGCGCTGCTGGTCCTCTCCGGCGCGTCGTTCTCGCTGCTCGCGGTCCTCACCGCGCTCGCCGTCCTGCGCCGGGTCGACGGCGGGCGGGCGGAGACCGCCAGCGCCCTGCACAGCATCCTCTTCCAGGTCGGGATCCTCGCCGGCTCGGCCCTGGGCAGCCTCTGCGCCCGGTTCGGTGCGGTCGACGTCATCCCGCTCGTCACGGCCGGGACCGGGCTCGTCGTCCTCGCCGTGGCGTCGCTCGCCGGCTCGGCCTTCCGCGCGCGTGCGGCCTGA
- a CDS encoding MarR family winged helix-turn-helix transcriptional regulator, translating to MRLYVEPAESPTAVDEGLVDALAALSRSLVGITVRSLGVLDVDLTMSQYRTLVLLASRGPVRVVDLAVALQVHPSTVTRTCDRLVRRGLVARRPGESDRRVSWLSLTTAGKDIVGAVIQHRTAEIRRLVATTGVRAGGGLRESVEVLVAAAGEPDERQWRRHWERCAGPPAPPT from the coding sequence GTGCGACTCTACGTGGAGCCGGCGGAGTCCCCGACGGCGGTGGACGAGGGCCTCGTGGATGCCCTGGCGGCACTGAGCCGATCGCTGGTCGGCATCACCGTCCGCTCGCTCGGGGTCCTGGACGTCGACCTCACGATGTCGCAGTACCGGACCCTCGTCCTCCTCGCGTCCCGGGGGCCGGTCCGGGTCGTCGACCTCGCCGTGGCGCTGCAGGTCCACCCGTCCACCGTCACCCGGACCTGTGACCGCCTGGTCCGTCGCGGTCTGGTGGCACGGCGACCGGGCGAGAGCGACCGGCGGGTTTCCTGGCTCAGCCTCACGACGGCGGGCAAGGACATCGTCGGCGCGGTGATCCAGCACCGCACCGCCGAGATCCGGCGCCTGGTGGCGACGACCGGGGTGCGGGCCGGCGGCGGGCTGAGGGAATCGGTCGAGGTACTGGTGGCGGCAGCCGGCGAACCGGACGAACGACAGTGGCGACGGCACTGGGAACGATGCGCCGGGCCGCCCGCACCGCCGACATGA
- a CDS encoding DUF1330 domain-containing protein: MAVDPTGRDLKQFLAATPEEPVVMLNLLRFADGGRESYERYAAALRETFLPRYGGEVLYAGDGGPALVAEEGQAWDAVLLVRYPSRTAFSRMVADPEYQEVTRWRTVALREAVLQPTSAWATG, from the coding sequence ATGGCAGTCGACCCGACCGGTCGCGACCTGAAGCAGTTCCTGGCAGCCACCCCTGAAGAGCCGGTGGTGATGCTCAACCTCCTGCGCTTCGCCGACGGCGGGCGGGAGTCGTACGAGCGGTACGCCGCGGCGCTGCGGGAGACGTTCCTGCCGCGGTACGGCGGCGAGGTGCTCTACGCCGGAGACGGTGGCCCGGCCCTGGTGGCCGAGGAGGGCCAGGCCTGGGACGCGGTGCTGCTGGTGCGCTACCCGAGCCGTACGGCCTTCAGCCGGATGGTCGCCGATCCGGAGTACCAGGAGGTGACCCGGTGGCGCACGGTGGCCCTGCGGGAGGCGGTCCTGCAGCCGACCTCCGCGTGGGCCACCGGCTGA
- a CDS encoding DUF2254 domain-containing protein produces MSRPRNPAALAAEVLASFWLLPAVCAVGAVAAAIGLSMLELHLDLPVEWLLPGGPAGARSLLSSIITAMISFTALVFSITVVALQLASSQYSPRVLRTFLQDRTIQATLGTFVATFLFAMVVLAALPARDEQRLPELSLAVSMSLVLGSSGMFIYYLHHITTVMRVSHIIASIGAQTRRTIERHLPDDEHPPLRVTGDVVQVLPAPVPGMVTDVDVARLARLAREHGCAISVVPTPGDFVVAGAPLFRAHRCPGDEPRPLPADRAARTVTIGVERTPGQDVGFGFRQLADIAERALSPASNDVTTATRAVQEAHDLLRRLATRPERARTVRDDDGTVRVQVNSLPFDTYLAMIVDDVRATAGPQPRITRLLDALLDDLYAVALPTHRPAIRRRMPHG; encoded by the coding sequence GTGAGTCGGCCCCGCAACCCTGCGGCGCTGGCCGCCGAGGTGCTGGCCAGCTTCTGGCTGCTGCCGGCGGTCTGCGCCGTGGGGGCGGTGGCGGCGGCGATCGGCCTGTCGATGCTGGAGCTGCACCTGGACCTCCCCGTCGAGTGGCTCCTGCCCGGCGGGCCGGCCGGCGCCCGGTCGCTGCTGTCGTCGATCATCACCGCGATGATCTCCTTCACGGCGCTGGTCTTCTCCATCACGGTCGTGGCCTTGCAACTCGCCAGCAGCCAGTACTCGCCCCGGGTGCTGCGCACCTTCCTGCAGGACCGGACCATCCAGGCGACGCTGGGCACGTTCGTCGCGACCTTCCTGTTCGCGATGGTCGTCCTCGCCGCGCTGCCGGCCCGGGACGAGCAGCGGCTGCCGGAGTTGTCGCTCGCCGTCTCGATGTCGCTCGTCCTGGGCAGCAGCGGGATGTTCATCTACTACCTGCACCACATCACCACCGTGATGCGGGTGTCGCACATCATCGCGTCGATCGGCGCGCAGACGCGCCGGACCATCGAGCGACACCTGCCGGACGACGAACACCCGCCCCTGCGGGTCACCGGCGACGTCGTACAGGTCCTGCCGGCTCCGGTGCCGGGCATGGTCACCGACGTCGACGTCGCCCGGCTCGCCCGGCTGGCCCGGGAACACGGCTGCGCCATCTCGGTCGTCCCCACACCGGGCGATTTCGTGGTCGCGGGCGCGCCGCTCTTCCGCGCGCACCGGTGTCCGGGCGACGAACCTCGCCCGCTGCCCGCCGATCGCGCCGCACGCACGGTGACCATCGGTGTGGAACGCACCCCGGGTCAGGACGTCGGATTCGGCTTTCGGCAACTCGCCGACATCGCCGAGCGGGCCCTCTCCCCCGCCTCGAACGACGTCACCACCGCGACCCGCGCCGTACAGGAGGCCCACGACCTGCTCCGCCGGCTGGCCACCCGCCCCGAGCGGGCCCGCACGGTCCGCGACGACGACGGAACCGTCCGGGTACAGGTGAACAGCCTGCCGTTCGACACGTACCTGGCGATGATCGTCGACGACGTGCGCGCGACCGCGGGCCCGCAGCCACGGATCACCCGCCTGCTGGACGCACTCCTCGACGACCTGTACGCCGTCGCGCTGCCCACCCACCGGCCCGCGATCCGGCGTCGCATGCCGCACGGGTGA
- a CDS encoding BON domain-containing protein — MTYPWFFPDDLPSLFQNTPASEDARLACRLLEQMQRDPVLRHERICIEVQNRVVILEGAVSSADVSAHAHTLAWGAADVHDVSNRLCPPDG, encoded by the coding sequence GTGACGTACCCCTGGTTCTTCCCCGACGACCTGCCATCGCTGTTCCAGAACACCCCCGCCTCGGAGGACGCCCGGTTGGCCTGCCGGCTGCTCGAGCAGATGCAGCGGGATCCGGTGCTGCGCCACGAGCGCATCTGCATCGAGGTGCAGAACCGGGTGGTCATCCTGGAGGGGGCGGTCAGCTCGGCCGACGTGAGCGCCCACGCCCACACCCTCGCCTGGGGTGCCGCGGACGTCCACGACGTCAGCAACCGGCTGTGCCCACCGGACGGGTGA
- a CDS encoding glycoside hydrolase family 15 protein, translated as MSAYPAIEDHGLIGDLQTAALVTRNGTIDWFCAPRFDSPSIFGALLDRRRGGYFSIVPDGVRYISKQLYLPDTPILITRFISADGVSEIVDFMPVTGERPTDQHRIIRTINMVRGSMRFRAECCPRFDYGRERHELDVHADGAVFRSPSATLTLHTSHPDGRLIPIENLQNLDGDLIAFTTLQEGDTGAIVMETAGTQAPRRFSREEVQALFEFTRDYWRQWLDRSRYTGRWREMVERSAITLKLMTYAPTGAMIAAPTASLPEEIGGTRNWDYRYTWIRDTSFSVHALLGLGFTEEAARYTNWLDERIREAGDHAAPLKIMYRVDGSSDLHEEVLDHLEGYMGSGPVRIGNGAADQLQLDIHGEALDAMLFADEQGIRASHQVWRSTVRMVDWLCDNWDQPDAGIWESRSHPRDYTFGRLMSWVAMDRAIRLSARHGRPGDVSRWVRERDAIYNQIMLRGYDWNRRSFVQAYGEHVLDAALLIMPSVGFVTPSDPLWQSTLQAIDRDLVSDSLVHRYKPSEAPDGLPGDEGTFNMCTFWYVAALACSGRLDDALLTFEKMFTFSNHLRLYAEEIALTGQQIGNFPQAFSHLSLITTALALNDMLDARNRRG; from the coding sequence ATGTCGGCCTACCCGGCAATCGAGGATCACGGTCTCATCGGGGACCTGCAGACCGCCGCCCTGGTCACCCGCAACGGCACCATCGACTGGTTCTGCGCGCCCCGGTTCGACTCGCCGAGCATCTTCGGGGCGCTGCTGGACCGCCGGCGCGGCGGGTACTTCTCGATCGTGCCGGACGGGGTGCGGTACATCAGCAAGCAGCTCTACCTGCCGGACACGCCGATTCTCATCACCCGCTTCATCAGCGCGGACGGCGTCAGCGAGATCGTCGACTTCATGCCGGTGACCGGCGAGCGGCCCACCGACCAGCACCGGATCATCCGGACCATCAACATGGTGCGGGGCAGCATGCGGTTCCGCGCCGAGTGCTGCCCCCGCTTCGACTACGGCCGGGAGCGGCACGAGTTGGACGTGCACGCGGACGGTGCCGTCTTCCGGAGTCCGTCGGCCACCCTGACGCTGCACACCTCCCATCCCGACGGCCGGCTGATCCCGATCGAGAACCTGCAGAACCTCGACGGGGACCTGATCGCCTTCACCACCCTGCAGGAGGGTGACACGGGCGCGATCGTCATGGAGACCGCCGGCACCCAGGCGCCCCGCCGCTTCAGCCGGGAAGAGGTCCAGGCGCTGTTCGAGTTCACCCGCGACTACTGGCGCCAGTGGCTCGACCGGTCCCGGTACACCGGGCGGTGGCGGGAGATGGTGGAACGGTCGGCGATCACCCTCAAGCTCATGACGTACGCGCCGACCGGCGCCATGATCGCCGCACCGACCGCCTCCCTGCCCGAGGAGATCGGGGGCACCCGCAACTGGGACTACCGCTACACCTGGATCCGCGACACCTCGTTCTCGGTGCACGCCCTGCTCGGGCTGGGCTTCACCGAGGAGGCGGCCCGGTACACCAACTGGCTCGACGAGCGCATCCGCGAGGCCGGCGACCACGCGGCACCTCTCAAGATCATGTACCGGGTGGACGGCTCGTCCGACCTGCACGAGGAGGTCCTCGACCACCTGGAGGGGTACATGGGGTCGGGGCCGGTCCGGATCGGCAACGGCGCCGCCGACCAGCTCCAGCTCGACATCCACGGCGAGGCCCTGGACGCCATGCTCTTCGCCGACGAGCAGGGCATCCGCGCCTCGCACCAGGTGTGGCGCAGCACCGTCCGGATGGTCGACTGGCTCTGCGACAACTGGGACCAGCCGGACGCGGGCATCTGGGAGAGCCGCAGCCACCCCCGTGACTACACCTTCGGCCGCCTGATGTCCTGGGTGGCCATGGACCGGGCGATCCGCCTCTCCGCCCGCCACGGCCGCCCCGGCGACGTGTCCCGCTGGGTCCGCGAACGGGACGCGATCTACAACCAGATCATGTTGCGGGGGTACGACTGGAACCGCCGCTCCTTCGTCCAGGCGTACGGGGAGCACGTCCTCGACGCCGCCCTGCTCATCATGCCGTCGGTCGGGTTCGTCACCCCGAGCGACCCGCTGTGGCAGTCCACCTTGCAGGCCATCGACCGGGACCTGGTCTCCGACAGCCTCGTGCACCGGTACAAGCCCTCCGAGGCGCCGGACGGGCTCCCCGGCGACGAGGGCACGTTCAACATGTGCACCTTCTGGTACGTCGCCGCCCTGGCCTGCTCCGGGCGACTCGACGACGCCCTGCTCACGTTCGAGAAGATGTTCACCTTCAGCAACCACCTGCGCCTCTACGCGGAGGAGATCGCCCTCACCGGCCAGCAGATCGGCAACTTCCCGCAGGCGTTCAGCCATCTCTCCCTGATCACCACGGCCCTGGCGCTCAACGACATGCTCGACGCCCGCAACCGGCGGGGGTGA
- a CDS encoding c-type cytochrome, with translation MADRGRRSFARPWKRRPAGRAGRRFGAVVRMVAALVLAGGAYTVFAPQAQAQEEPRLSAAAAEGEALFEVGCITCHGRSAGGVEGRGPSLINVGGASVEFQVGSGRMPLARQEAQAQRKPELYTDEQVRQLAAYIDSLGVGPVVPDDVDALVKDANLARGGELFRINCSQCHAFGGGGGALSSGKYAPSLYPASDRIIYAAMLSGPQNMPVFGDTTLTPDQKADIIAYIQQVIQTDTDPGGFDLGRYGPSTEGLAVFLVGIVALVFASLWIAGKS, from the coding sequence ATGGCAGATCGAGGGCGCCGGAGTTTCGCCCGCCCCTGGAAGCGCCGTCCCGCCGGCCGCGCCGGGCGACGGTTCGGAGCCGTCGTGCGGATGGTCGCGGCGCTGGTGCTGGCCGGCGGCGCGTACACGGTGTTCGCGCCCCAGGCGCAAGCGCAGGAGGAGCCGCGGTTGAGTGCCGCCGCGGCGGAGGGTGAGGCCCTGTTCGAGGTCGGCTGCATCACCTGCCACGGTCGCTCCGCCGGCGGCGTGGAGGGACGGGGACCGAGCCTGATCAACGTGGGTGGGGCTTCGGTGGAGTTCCAGGTGGGCAGCGGCCGGATGCCGCTGGCCCGGCAGGAGGCACAGGCACAGCGCAAACCCGAGCTGTACACCGACGAGCAGGTGCGCCAGCTGGCCGCGTACATCGACTCGCTGGGGGTCGGCCCGGTGGTGCCGGACGACGTGGACGCTCTGGTCAAGGACGCTAACCTCGCCCGCGGCGGTGAGCTGTTCCGGATCAACTGTTCGCAGTGCCACGCGTTCGGTGGCGGTGGCGGGGCCCTGTCGTCGGGCAAGTACGCGCCGAGCCTCTACCCGGCGAGCGACCGGATCATCTACGCGGCGATGCTCAGCGGGCCGCAGAACATGCCGGTGTTCGGCGACACCACGCTGACCCCGGACCAGAAGGCGGACATCATCGCCTACATCCAGCAGGTGATCCAGACCGACACCGACCCCGGCGGGTTCGACCTCGGGCGGTACGGTCCCTCCACCGAGGGCCTGGCGGTCTTCCTGGTCGGCATCGTCGCGCTGGTCTTCGCCAGTCTGTGGATCGCGGGCAAGTCGTGA
- a CDS encoding ubiquinol-cytochrome c reductase iron-sulfur subunit — protein MSEHVTQQQRGAVDVNDRSLSRFDIVREGARRDDIEIVHYETQVVSGSKAERRLVRIVAALFLIAGLAATAFLAVYIWWPWRYRLVADIEEYYTPLLGATLGIALLGVGFGVLVWGKKLLPKEVSIQDRHEGAVSPDEQRITGQTMLYMADELGVRRRPLLGVSLLAGLVPVGAVVAAPLVGGLIRNPHTGRELYQTGFAPADEQGAITRVRLVREDGRPVRPSDLLAGGQVTVFPGIPHGVSNQYADSVTLLIHLRADDAITARLNNRDAGKVDWMWGNYIAYSKICTHAGCPASLYEQQTNRLLCPCHQSQFLITNNAEPVFGPANRRLPQLPIEVDEEGFFVATADYQEPIGPDFWERP, from the coding sequence GTGAGCGAGCACGTGACCCAGCAACAGCGGGGGGCGGTCGACGTCAACGACCGGTCGCTGTCGCGCTTCGACATCGTCCGAGAAGGCGCCCGCCGCGACGACATCGAGATCGTCCACTACGAGACGCAGGTCGTGTCCGGCTCGAAGGCCGAGCGCCGGCTGGTACGGATCGTCGCGGCGCTGTTCCTGATCGCCGGGCTGGCGGCGACCGCGTTCCTCGCGGTCTACATCTGGTGGCCGTGGCGCTACCGGCTGGTCGCCGACATCGAGGAGTACTACACGCCGCTGCTCGGGGCGACCCTGGGCATCGCGCTGCTGGGTGTCGGCTTCGGCGTTCTCGTGTGGGGCAAGAAGCTACTGCCCAAGGAGGTGTCCATCCAGGACCGGCACGAGGGCGCCGTGTCCCCCGACGAGCAGCGCATCACCGGTCAGACCATGCTCTACATGGCCGACGAACTCGGCGTGCGGCGTCGACCGCTGCTCGGAGTCTCGCTGCTCGCCGGGCTCGTCCCCGTCGGCGCGGTCGTCGCCGCACCACTGGTCGGCGGCCTCATCCGCAACCCGCACACCGGCCGGGAGCTGTACCAGACCGGCTTCGCGCCCGCCGACGAGCAGGGCGCCATCACCCGCGTCCGCCTGGTCCGCGAGGACGGGCGTCCCGTGCGCCCCTCCGACCTGCTCGCCGGCGGCCAGGTCACCGTCTTCCCCGGCATCCCGCACGGCGTCAGCAACCAGTACGCCGACTCGGTGACGCTGCTCATCCACCTGCGCGCCGACGACGCGATCACCGCCCGCCTCAACAACCGCGACGCCGGCAAGGTCGACTGGATGTGGGGCAACTACATCGCCTACTCGAAGATCTGCACCCACGCCGGCTGCCCCGCCAGCCTCTACGAACAGCAGACCAACCGGCTGCTCTGCCCCTGCCACCAGTCCCAGTTCCTCATCACGAACAACGCCGAACCCGTCTTCGGCCCGGCCAACCGCCGCCTGCCCCAACTCCCGATCGAGGTGGACGAGGAGGGTTTCTTCGTCGCCACCGCCGACTACCAGGAGCCGATCGGCCCCGACTTCTGGGAGCGCCCCTGA
- a CDS encoding potassium channel family protein, which produces MGNAGSTGSPAVRTTRWERVTALPLTVLSLVFLAAYAAPILDPQLGAGWRRACQLTTLAIWLLFWLDIGVRFVQQPDRRRFVREHLFDLAVLLLPVLRPLRALRLVTVVLTLSRRTEIWVRGRLGVYVAATTLLLVVVAALAVLDAERYAPDSSITSYGDALWWAAVTITTVGYGDFYPVTTEGRFVAVGLMIGGIGLIGFVTGSLATWIVDRVSGRGQQPVATAEDIAALRREIAALRQRLESPDGTPTEDAAARPVPPPRTTPPS; this is translated from the coding sequence ATGGGAAATGCCGGCTCCACCGGCTCACCGGCGGTGCGGACCACCCGCTGGGAGCGGGTGACCGCGCTGCCGTTGACCGTTCTCTCCCTGGTGTTCCTGGCGGCGTACGCGGCGCCGATCCTGGATCCGCAGCTCGGGGCGGGCTGGAGGCGCGCCTGCCAGCTGACGACCCTCGCCATCTGGCTGCTGTTCTGGCTCGACATCGGTGTCCGCTTCGTTCAGCAGCCGGATCGACGGCGGTTCGTCCGCGAGCACCTGTTCGATCTCGCGGTGCTGCTCCTGCCGGTGCTCCGCCCGCTACGGGCGTTGCGGTTGGTGACGGTCGTGCTCACGCTGAGCCGGCGTACCGAGATCTGGGTCCGCGGCCGGCTCGGCGTCTACGTGGCGGCGACCACCCTGCTGCTGGTGGTGGTCGCGGCCCTGGCGGTCCTCGACGCCGAGCGGTACGCCCCGGACTCCTCCATCACCAGCTACGGGGACGCCCTGTGGTGGGCGGCCGTGACCATCACCACGGTCGGATACGGCGACTTCTACCCGGTCACGACCGAGGGACGGTTCGTGGCGGTCGGCCTGATGATCGGCGGTATCGGGCTGATCGGTTTCGTGACCGGCTCCCTCGCCACCTGGATCGTCGACCGGGTCTCCGGCCGCGGCCAGCAACCCGTCGCCACCGCCGAGGACATCGCCGCGCTGCGGCGGGAGATCGCGGCGCTGCGCCAGCGCCTCGAATCGCCGGACGGCACGCCGACCGAGGATGCCGCCGCCCGCCCCGTGCCGCCGCCCCGGACGACGCCGCCGTCGTGA